Genomic segment of Euleptes europaea isolate rEulEur1 chromosome 21, rEulEur1.hap1, whole genome shotgun sequence:
ActaagtgggcaccaggaaaggtgtcggtgggcgtCATGGCGCCCGCAGACACCACGTTGGTAATTCCTGCTCTGTGGTTATCTTTttataatttatattaaaaaaaattaatcttcctccctccctctcacctcACCTTTGTCTTGGCTCGGCAGCTGGAGCAGAGCCAAAAGGCGGCTTCGGAACTCCTGGAGCAGAACCGGATCCTGCAAGACCAGCTGAAAGTGGCGCTGGGCAGGGAGCAGAGCGCCCGGGAAGGCTACGTCTTGCAGGTAGGAGGCGAGCGGAGTCTGGGAAGGCTTCTTCAGTCCGGGGTGCTTGCGAAGATGCCCGAAATGGAACGTGcagaccaggggtgggggaagagagaagggcaatttttgtttttattctcttCTCGTGCATCCTGCGGTGGACCAAGATGACTCAGCAAACTGGCGATGGGACCCCCGCTCCCTTCCAGGCATGAAAATGGAGGTCCCTCTGGGATCGGGCTTTCTTACGAATCCCTGGCTTTGGATAGGCGAGCCAGGCGGGAATCGGCTGAAGGCGGCTTTTCTGTTGGGTCCCTTGCTCAAGAAAGACATGCGGGCACACGGCGGTTTCTTGAGGGGTGGTGGAGACCAATTTTTTGGGAGTTATGTCTCTCTGCCTGATCGTTGGGTCTCTCCAACTCAGTGGCGGGAGGTGCCTTGTAATGCATATTGGTAGCCACGGTGGGGAAGGCAAAGATGGACTTTCCCGTGCCTTCTGCATCCCTAGAGGAAAGTGGATCCTGTGTCAGGTCCTCCTGgagaattccccctcccctgagtTCCTAGAGAAGAACTTTTTCTTCAAGCTCCTTTTCAGTTAAAGAGGTTTCCGATTCTGGAGGAGATGTTGCAGAGACCTCCTTCTGGCCTTCCTCTGCTTCCAAAATTCTGCAGATCTCGGAATAAGAGTCTTGATGAAAAGGAggggttttgtttatttgtttattataataaaactgttattagctgcctttgttcCTTACAGAACTTAAGGCTGCTCACAACATACAtgaaatacagaaaaatacaaaaaaccaAAATGTTAAAAACAACAGTTTAGGACTTGGGGGTAAATGAATCAAGCACAGTCTTAAATAAAAACCATCTTCAGCCGCGTCCTAAAGATCAACAGTGCCACTTCTCTGGTGCGGTTGTTCCagaatcgtggggctgccaccgaaaaggccccactctcatgtacccaccaaaggagaatctttgattggtgggacagtcaggagggcctgtGCCCGCGTTCTTCATTCCCGGGTAGCAATGTATGGGAGGAGATAGTCCTTCAGATAGGCTGGCCCCCAGCCACATAGGGCTTCAGAGGTCAAAACCAAAACCTTAAATTGGGCTCAGGATTGGATCAGGGTTGTTTGATTCTGCCAGCAGAAGGAAGCCTGCCCGTTTGTAAATTCCCAGATTCGTCTGTCTGATAAAACTATACCTCCGGCTTCTCGTTCTCTAGTCATTTTGGAACCTTCAGATTCGGCCGGCAGTGGAAGGGTGGGTGGCCTCAAAACTGAGGGGAGGGGTCATGACGCACATCCTTTGCAGATTCGTAAGGTATTTCCCCCGGCAAGCAGTCACTGACCTCAACTGCTTTGTAGGTTCCACACCTCAGAATCATGGAACGGATCCCAGCACTCTGAACGCGTCAGGAAGTTTTCCAGAGTTTAGCCTGGCCTGAGCTTGTACGTTGGCCAAAGCTCCTTTGACCGGGGAAAACCGAAAAAACTTACAAATATGCTGCAAAGGAAGAAACCAAAGCGCAccaggccaggggtccccaacctttttgagcctgcgggtatCTTTGACACCGCATGGGTTGGCGGAGCTGCAAAAGGGCTGCCGCAGCTTGCCACCAGTCATGCAGAGAAAACCCTTGTGCGGTGGTGGGCCTGACCTGGTCCCTGTCCACTTGCTGAAAACACTTGGTGCCTGTGAGCGCCACGCTGGGGACATCTCCCCTGGGGTGTGAAAACCAGAAGCTTCGGTTGTCTCTCACTTGTTTTTAAAGCCACTTCATTGTTGCCATAAGGGGAGAGCAAATGACCCCCCTCCGGGTAGCAAACCCTTCCAGTTGCTTAAGAACATTTCTGTCAGGCCTCTGCAAAACAATGGCATTGGGGGGATGCTTCTTAATTGCtagcctccctctctctctccccccccccccagttcatcaTTGGGAACATTACCAGACTCTGACCGGCAGCCTGAGCTTCTGCACATTTCTAGGCTGGGCTCAGTCGCCCTCATGTTGACCTTGGAGCCCTTTTCCGTTTCCTGTGCTGCTCCCGCATCCGGGCTCGGGTGCGAGCAGAGCTTCTCAAGCACGTTGGACACTAACCGAAGTTCAGCATGAgaattttcctccttccttttttccttcttccaaggaCGCCGAAGATGTGTCTTCTGGTTCTTTTTTGGGAGCACGGGTGTCTGTTTATGCTGGAGGGGTGGGAGTTGTGATACTAATAACTCTTGGGTGTGGATAATTTTTTGCatgttttggggggttttttggtgTGGAAGCATGTAACCTAACGTTAACTGAGTGTCACATCTTTGGGGTGTCGCTGCCTGAAAACGCGGCGTTGCAAGGCAGGCCAAACTATTCGCCTTAATGCTACTGCTCCTTTCGCTTTCCGTTTGTGTTCTCCAAGACACGTGGTTTCTGTCCTGACTGTTGCATGATTCTCTTTGAGTTTTTTGTTTTCCCCTCTGTGCATGCAAAACACTGCTTTGGTTTTGAGTCTTCCTTTCCAAGAATTTCTCGTTCTGACTCTTACATTCTCATCataccctcccccccttttctcctctcccctttctttaaaaacatgACCCAGAAAGCAGACAGATCTATATCGTCCACAAAGTGTAAACGTGacttgcaggtttttttttgaaaaatacgaGCAAAGGGAATTATAAAGTTTAGTTCCAAATAGCGGCAGAGAGGAGAATCTTAGATCACCGCACAATGTGGACAAGGTAGTAACGGTGCTTCTTCCGCGTCTCGGTCTTCTATTTGGAGAGGTGCGTTTTTTGTGTGGCAGAGACCTCAGCTCAGATGTGTAGACGCCTGCCCACAGCCCAGCTTCACTTCACTTAGACTTTGCAGCCTGCCCTATCCTGAAGGCTGGAGGTGGGTAACAATAATGAAAAATACACTCCCAGCAGAACAAAGGTCTGCTTGAATGAATTCACTGActtccccctccaccctctcCCAGCTAGTTCTGAGCTGCCCCCCCCAGTCAACCCAAAGAGGTAAGGGCTTCCAGCAATTCCAGaaagtgtttatttttttaagtacacCCCTGAAACATCCTTTTCTCTCGCCCTCCCCTCCataattttcatttcttttccagCCTTCTTCTACTTGTCCTTTTTATTCTTGACATTTTCTTTTCCATcgtgtttggtttttttgttttgtttttttcagtttgtCTTCTCTTAAGACTCTTTTACGTTACAGCTGTTTCGGTGTTTTATTGTTCATGTTGTCTGTTTAAACCGGAAAGGAGTTTTATTCGTATTCTCTGAAAATGATTATTTTTATCAAAAACAAACGAAATTTTTATTAAAACACCCTGCCACCAACAAAATTGGAGCAGACGAGTACTGGTCAAACCAATCGGAGGAGACTTGCCCTGTGTCCCAACATGACCACAGGTGTGACACTCAGAACCGGGAGCCGAGAGTGCTACTAATCTCCTCTTTAATCGGTTTTTTTAAGACTGAGGCGCCCGCGGCCCCATCGGGGGCCTGGCAGAGGCTCCACAAAGTCAACCGAGACCTCCAGAGTGAGCTGGAAGCCCAGTGCCAGCGCCAGGAGCTGATCAATCAGCAGATCCAAGCCCTGAAGCGTAGCTATGGGGAGGCCAAGGACGTGATCCGGCACCACGAGGCGGAGATCCAGAGCCTGCAGGCCCGGCTGGGCAATGCGGCTGCCGAGCTGTCCATCAAAGAGCAGATGCTGGCCAAGCTGAAGAGTGACCTGAAAGCCGAGAAGGAGAAAGCCCAGGAGCAGATGGAGGAATGGCAGCACAGCGAGATGGCGCTGAGCTCCCAGCTGAAGGCCAGCGAGCAGAAGCTCAAGAGGGCGGAAGCCCTCCTCCTGGAGAAAACCCAGGAGCTGCGGGATCTGGAAACTCAACAGGCCCTGCAAAGGGACTACCAGAAAGAAGTCCAGCGACTCCAGGAGAGGATCGCGGACGTGAGCCGGCAGCTCAGTGCCAGCGAGCAGTCCCGGATGCTGATGGAAGAAAAGCTGCAGCGGAACTACGAAGCGTTGCTGGAGAGCTGCGAACGGGAGAAGCAGGTCTTGATCCAGAGCCTGAAGGAAGTGGAGGACCGAGCCAGCGAGTACGAGAACCAGCTCCAGAACAGCGAGCAGCAGATGGAGATCCTGCAGAAGGAGAAGCTGACGGCCAAATTTGAGGGCAGCGAGATTGTCCATCAGCTGGAGGAGCAGCTGGAGATGAAGGAAGACAGCATTCAGAAGCTGGCTGAGCACATCAAGAACCTGGAGGAGGAACGGGATCAGATCAAATGCAGGTTCCAGGAGCTGATGAACCAGGTGGCCGAGTCCGACCACGAGGTTGCCAAGCTGCAAGTGAAACTGCAGTCTGAGGAGACCAactacagcacactggagcgTTCCTACGAGGAGGTGTCGGGCCAGTTTCAGAACTTGCAGAAGGtcctggaggagaaggaggaagagttgAGAGCCATACAGGAGGTCCACTTAAAAACTGTCCAAAAGGATCGGGATTTGGGCGAATGTTCACTGGGAATGGAAGGAAGTCAACAGGCCAAACAAGAGGCCTTGAAAACGCTGGCCGACGAAAGTTCAGGGCACTGCGCTGGCCAAGAAACAGTCAATTCCTGCACTGCAGCTGAGGTTGACGCCGATCAAGTTGCACAACATCTGCAGGTTCCGGAAGGAATTCCCATTTTGGAATCTTTGCCCGCTGAGGACGACAATCCCAGTCAGAGACAGATTGGTGAACAGGCAGCCGTGAAAGCAGAAGATCACAGGTCTCCGTTGAAGCCTCTGCACCTTCCAGAGAGGGAGACTTGTCAGAAGGATCTGGCCAAACTCGACACGGAAATCCCAGGAGCCAAACGGCAGAGGATCCGTTTCTCCAGCATCCAGTGCCAAAAATACATCCACGCAGACGGCTCAGAGAAAATGTGGGCCAGCAGCACGTCGTCGGACACCAGCCAGGACCGCTCGCTTTCCGAAGACAGCATGTCGTCAGAACCAGCTCCTTGTTACCCGGCCTCGGGCGACTCAGAGACTTACCTGTCTATCATCCATTCTCTGGAAACCAAACTTTACATCACGGAGGAGAAGCTGAAAGACGTGACGATgaaactggagagccagcaaggtCATAATCAAGACACCCTCCTCACGCTTCACCACCAGTGGGCCAGCACAGAAGCCCAGCTGAGGGAGCAGCTTCAGGACAGTTTGACGCAAGTCAGCCTGTTGGTCTCGCAGCTGGAAAGTGAGAGGCAAGGGAAACTCAAGCTGATGGCCCAGCACGCCAGTGAGCTGGGGGGATTCCAGGGGAGGAACAGCAAAGCCATGATGTGCTTGAAACAGTGTGGAGAGCAGCTAAGGACTCTGCCCAGATCTGACCAGGAACGAGGGGGAGAGATGTTCTTGGACACCTTATCCAGCATGGAGGCGACATTATCTAATGCAATCCAGGCCTTACAGGGGACACTGTCTTTACCTGATTTCCAGCCAAGAGGaagtcccccaccccaagaagGCAGTTTGCTGGAAAACGATACTCCCGTCCTCCGGCAACAGCGAGTGGACTTGTCCGAACGAGACCAACTATGGTTGCTTTCCAAGAGGGTGGCATTTGAAGCTTGCCTGATAAACCGGATAGCAGAGTCTCTGAGGGACTCCACTTCTGAGATAGCCCTGGCCCTTCGGGAGATTCACGGGACTGTGAATGCCGtcctcttagagccttccaacATTTCCCAAACGGCGGTCGCTTTGGCCAACATCTTATCGAAAAAGCTAGTGTTGGAGGATGAATTTTGGGGCCAGGTTGAGGAGTTGAGAAAGCACCTAGGcgagaaggaaaaagaagaagaaaagatggaaGAGGAAAGTGCGGGCTCCCCTCAAGTCCTCACTCATGCTGTTGCGGACAGTGCACTCGTTCAAGCCGAGCTCGGATTCGTCGCCCAGAAAATGCGGGAGTCTTTCCATCAGAGGCTGAAGGCCATCGAAGAGGATCTCCACAACACCAAAACAGCCCTTCAGCAGCACAAGTGCATGTTGGAGGAAATCATTAAAGCCTATAGGACACCTCAGTTTGACGGAGTTATGGACCAGATTTCCAAAGCCCTTGAAATCCAAGAGGGCACTTCTGAAAGCATCCGGGCGTCTTGGGAAGGGAACGTTTGGAAGCCAAGTACAGAAGACCACAGCTTGCAAGGTCTTAGCGGCCAGGCTTTGGCAGCTGTTCAGGAGGAACTTTCTCAGCAACTGAAAGATAGAGCAAAAGTCTTGGAAGAAATAGCTGCTGCTTTGCTATCTCTGTCACCCGAGGAGGCCCTGAAAGATTGCCAGAAGCTCCTAAAGGTGTCTTGTACTCCTCCCTATCTGTCTTGTATGGGGGATCTTGAGTGCTACTCTTCCCTGCTCGTCCAGGATGCCATTATCCAGGCCCAGGTATGTTACGGGGCCTACAGAGCTAGGCTGGAATACGAAAAGGAGGTGCGGCTGAACAAAGAGTCGCTGCAGAACATGGACGCTCTGTGCCAGGAGCGCATTAGGGCTGTGGCCGTCCTCCGGGAGGAGTACGAAGATTTGCTGCGTAAGCAGCAGAACGAATATTCCAAGATGATCGCCGTCCTTGAAAAGGAGAACGTGGACCTGAAAGCAAAAGTGGCCCAGCTGGAGAACCAGCGGAAgctcctggaagaagaagaactcCAGCAAAGCAGGAAGATGTTGGAGTTGCAGGGCAGGTACGAAGAAGAGATCCGGACCGTGGTCGAGCAGTTGAACAGGACGGAGGACACCCTGAAAGCTGAGCGGACCAAGGGGCTCCACCAGCTGGACGCCATCGTGCGGGACAAGCAGAACTTGGAGCGGTACCACCTGGAGCAAATCCAGACCTTGGAGGACAAGTTTCAGGTCAAGATGAAAGAGCTGCAAATCATTCATAACGAAGAGATGCAGACGCTGCAGGATCACTACAGCAGGAATCTGCAGGGCTTGCAGGAATCTCTGGATGAGTACCGGAATCAGCACCCAGAAGTGTTGCCTGGAGACACGCCTGAAGCTGGCCCACTGGAA
This window contains:
- the MPRIP gene encoding myosin phosphatase Rho-interacting protein isoform X2; the encoded protein is MSAKDNPCRKFQANIFNKSKCQNCFKPRESHLLNDEDLNQAKPIYGGWLLLAPEGTDFDNPVHRSRKWQRRFFILYEHGLLRYALDEMPTTLPQGTINMNQCMDVVDGESRTGQKFSLCILTPEKEHFIRAENKEIISGWLEMLVVYPRTNKQNQKKKRKVEPPTPQEPGPAKMAVTSSNIPSAEKIPTTKSTLWQEEMRGKDQPDGNGAVGMAASPVQGPAPSACSLKEPTLDSKEDESTMNGDRGDCGRKARVESGYFSLEKTKQDAKVEEQQLLTPPSPPSPGTPNNRYSDPTSSSPEESCPFPSPGTRQPGSRMVYSFSLNALDSESGYPGPHKDCAGRDGARGSEGLARPFAFKASRQYATLADVPRAIRISNREAFQAERKRLERRARARSPGREEVARLFGSERRRSQVIEKFEALDIENAENMETNTSSGSTLSSETRQGRSEKRVFPRKRDFAAESATGSILDMSTSPLSPHRRAKSLDRRSTESSMTPDLLNFKKGWLTKQYKDGQWKKHWFVLTDQSLRYYRDSVAEEAADLDGEIDLSTCFDVTEYPVQRNYGFQIHTKEGEFTLSAMTSGIRRNWIQTIMKHVRPTTAPDVTSSLPEEKSKTSTSFEACPKPSEKQDSEPAEIDPEHKRSRARERRREGRSKTFDWAEFRPIQQALAQERGGGGEQPKGGGPVPFPTEPSPSDADPGELERERARRREERRKRFESLDQPDGGYPGDFSRMEVDRVPGLPVTAEAKPQNVHVEIEQRWHQVETTPLREEKQVPIAPLQLAHPEDGGEALHKQQLTVLLEKELEQSQKAASELLEQNRILQDQLKVALGREQSAREGYVLQTEAPAAPSGAWQRLHKVNRDLQSELEAQCQRQELINQQIQALKRSYGEAKDVIRHHEAEIQSLQARLGNAAAELSIKEQMLAKLKSDLKAEKEKAQEQMEEWQHSEMALSSQLKASEQKLKRAEALLLEKTQELRDLETQQALQRDYQKEVQRLQERIADVSRQLSASEQSRMLMEEKLQRNYEALLESCEREKQVLIQSLKEVEDRASEYENQLQNSEQQMEILQKEKLTAKFEGSEIVHQLEEQLEMKEDSIQKLAEHIKNLEEERDQIKCRFQELMNQVAESDHEVAKLQVKLQSEETNYSTLERSYEEVSGQFQNLQKVLEEKEEELRAIQEVHLKTVQKDRDLGECSLGMEGSQQAKQEALKTLADESSGHCAGQETVNSCTAAEVDADQVAQHLQVPEGIPILESLPAEDDNPSQRQIGEQAAVKAEDHRSPLKPLHLPERETCQKDLAKLDTEIPGAKRQRIRFSSIQCQKYIHADGSEKMWASSTSSDTSQDRSLSEDSMSSEPAPCYPASGDSETYLSIIHSLETKLYITEEKLKDVTMKLESQQGHNQDTLLTLHHQWASTEAQLREQLQDSLTQVSLLVSQLESERQGKLKLMAQHASELGGFQGRNSKAMMCLKQCGEQLRTLPRSDQERGGEMFLDTLSSMEATLSNAIQALQGTLSLPDFQPRGSPPPQEGSLLENDTPVLRQQRVDLSERDQLWLLSKRVAFEACLINRIAESLRDSTSEIALALREIHGTVNAVLLEPSNISQTAVALANILSKKLVLEDEFWGQVEELRKHLGEKEKEEEKMEEESAGSPQVLTHAVADSALVQAELGFVAQKMRESFHQRLKAIEEDLHNTKTALQQHKCMLEEIIKAYRTPQFDGVMDQISKALEIQEGTSESIRASWEGNVWKPSTEDHSLQGLSGQALAAVQEELSQQLKDRAKVLEEIAAALLSLSPEEALKDCQKLLKVSCTPPYLSCMGDLECYSSLLVQDAIIQAQVCYGAYRARLEYEKEVRLNKESLQNMDALCQERIRAVAVLREEYEDLLRKQQNEYSKMIAVLEKENVDLKAKVAQLENQRKLLEEEELQQSRKMLELQGRYEEEIRTVVEQLNRTEDTLKAERTKGLHQLDAIVRDKQNLERYHLEQIQTLEDKFQVKMKELQIIHNEEMQTLQDHYSRNLQGLQESLDEYRNQHPEVLPGDTPEAGPLEAHAEGKLEGGPQGSDGELSSMHGLRERIQELEAQMDVMRDELEHKHLEGSTSTLREKYQKDFENLKATCERGFAAMEETHQKKIEDLQRQHQRELEKLREEKERLLAEETAATISAIEAMKNAHREELERELEKTQRSQISSNNSDVEALRRQYLEELQSVQRELEVLSEQYSQKCLENAHLAQALEAERQALRQCQRENQELNAHNQELNNRLAAEITRLRTLLTGEGGLETAGSPLTQGKDAYELEVLLRVKESEIQYLKQEISSLKDELQTALRDKKYASDKYKDIYTELSIVKAKADCDISRLKEQLKAATEALGEKSPENTTVSGYDIMKSKSNPDFLKKDRTNVGRQLRNIRSKSLKEGLTVQERLKLFESKDLKKD